A single region of the Dunckerocampus dactyliophorus isolate RoL2022-P2 chromosome 3, RoL_Ddac_1.1, whole genome shotgun sequence genome encodes:
- the depdc7a gene encoding DEP domain-containing protein 7 isoform X1 has protein sequence MAVRRRKNRAVHGSLLSLEILCMHRVAERGMAANPFRATQIWSSIISYLHTHVEVKRRRHNLKSYQDCFLGSEAVDTVLAHITLNRFFGDVAVPRHKAVRLCQALMDSRVFEPVGVKVFGKEKKRVTFEDSSCSLYRFLNLTTGSSPLSNKSTSSGTVESGYDSPSMNRNTHNYSPSCERQEIPSYSTHSPVRKGKAVEDMLRNLNLSSTVTPLMINLGLSRELVDEVWHQQAVYRLLQLIEVPLLEDLLEGKDAARSSLYTVDSNSDLMLTSSYLDREVLKAFSEAHEDEWMSGAVDCLEFLPDEQVVEVSRGLAGRASDLVQCKRLLYDVLAQHYAQADQPPLLNNHVFDIHSGISELLVNGKLEQALEALQLSLKLQDPRCREELRRLLRFMAIAARTQDIKLHKEIENRMAVKRSFSSAIVYSRRLSKGKVDLMVLFMMDNHCDLFKVPVSLHKMVSDRLKNIVKGKDADVITGSTYCTIQSTAVYSENREKHTKEELRSLLRTIHENPNVPPKEKRRLLGQFYKGHPDIFVQYFGNKISSMNVVLQ, from the exons ATGgcagtgaggaggaggaagaacagAGCAGTGCATGGATCCTTGCTGTCACTGGAGATACTCTGCATGCATCGAGTAGCAG AACGAGGCATGGCTGCGAACCCGTTTCGGGCCACCCAAATCTGGAGCAGCATCATCTCCTATCTCCACACCCACGTGGAGGTCAAGAGGCGGCGCCACAACCTTAAGTCCTATCAGGACTGCTTCCTGGGCTCGGAGGCCGTGGACACCGTATTGGCTCACATCACCTTAAATCGCTTCTTCGGCGACGTGGCTGTCCCTCGCCACAAGGCCGTCCGTCTCTGTCAAGCTCTGATGGACTCGAGGGTCTTTGAGCCAGTGGGCGTCAAAGTGTTCGGCAAGGAAAAGAAGCGGGTGACGTTCGAGGACAGCAGCTGTAGTTTGTACAGGTTCCTGAACCTGACTACCGGCTCGTCGCCGCTGAGCAACAAGTCCACCTCCAGTGGGACCGTAGAGAGCGGCTATGACTCTCCAAGCAtgaacagaaacacacacaactaCAGTCCTTCATGTGAAAG ACAAGAGATACCCAGCTACTCCACCCACTCGCCAGTTAGAAAAGGGAAAGCAGTGGAGGACATGCTGAGAAATCTCAACCTGAGCTCCACCGTCACCCCTCTGATGATCAACCTGGGCCTCTCACGGGAGC TCGTGGATGAGGTGTGGCACCAGCAGGCTGTGTACAGGCTTCTGCAGCTTATCGAGGTCCCGCTGTTGGAGGACTTGCTGGAGGGAAAGGACGCGGCGCGGTCTTCCTTGTATACCGTGGACAGCAACTCGGACCTGATGTTGACATCAAGCTACTTGGACAGAGAAGTGCTCAAGGCCTTCAGTGAGGCACA TGAAGATGAGTGGATGTCAGGCGCAGTGGACTGTCTGGAGTTTCTCCCCGATGAACAAGTGGTGGAGGTTAGTCGAGGTTTGGCAGGCCGTGCCAGCGACCTTGTCCAGTGTAAGAGGCTGCTTTACGATGTCCTGGCCCAGCATTACGCCCAAGCCGACCAGCCGCCTTTGCTGAACAACCATGTATTTGACATCCACTCGGGCATCTCAGAGCTTCTAG TGAACGGTAAGCTGGAACAAGCTCTGGAGGCTCTGCAGCTCAGCCTGAAGCTGCAGGACCCTCGCTGCAGGGAGGAGCTCCGACGGCTCCTGAGGTTCATGGCTATTGCCGCCAGAACGCAGGACATCAAACTTCACAAAgag ATTGAGAACCGCATGGCAGTGAAAAGGTCGTTCTCCAGTGCCATCGTCTACAGCAGAAGACTCTCCAAAGGCAAAGTGGACCTGATGGTTCTGTTTATGATGGACAACCACTGTGATCTGTTCAAA GTTCCCGTTTCCTTACATAAGATGGTGAGCGACAGATTAAAAAACATCGTCAAAGGCAAGGATGCAGATGTTATAACCG GATCCACATATTGCACAATACAGAGTACGGCGGTTTACTCGGAAAATAGGGAAAAACACACCAAAGAGGAACTGCGGTCGTTACTGAGGACTATCCACGAGAACCCCAACGTGCCTCCCAAAGAAAAGCGACGTCTCCTGGGACAGTTTTACAAAGGACACCCGGACATTTTTGTGCAGTATTTTGGCAATAAGATCTCCAGCATGAACGTGGTACTacagtaa
- the depdc7a gene encoding DEP domain-containing protein 7 isoform X2: MAANPFRATQIWSSIISYLHTHVEVKRRRHNLKSYQDCFLGSEAVDTVLAHITLNRFFGDVAVPRHKAVRLCQALMDSRVFEPVGVKVFGKEKKRVTFEDSSCSLYRFLNLTTGSSPLSNKSTSSGTVESGYDSPSMNRNTHNYSPSCERQEIPSYSTHSPVRKGKAVEDMLRNLNLSSTVTPLMINLGLSRELVDEVWHQQAVYRLLQLIEVPLLEDLLEGKDAARSSLYTVDSNSDLMLTSSYLDREVLKAFSEAHEDEWMSGAVDCLEFLPDEQVVEVSRGLAGRASDLVQCKRLLYDVLAQHYAQADQPPLLNNHVFDIHSGISELLVNGKLEQALEALQLSLKLQDPRCREELRRLLRFMAIAARTQDIKLHKEIENRMAVKRSFSSAIVYSRRLSKGKVDLMVLFMMDNHCDLFKVPVSLHKMVSDRLKNIVKGKDADVITGSTYCTIQSTAVYSENREKHTKEELRSLLRTIHENPNVPPKEKRRLLGQFYKGHPDIFVQYFGNKISSMNVVLQ, translated from the exons ATGGCTGCGAACCCGTTTCGGGCCACCCAAATCTGGAGCAGCATCATCTCCTATCTCCACACCCACGTGGAGGTCAAGAGGCGGCGCCACAACCTTAAGTCCTATCAGGACTGCTTCCTGGGCTCGGAGGCCGTGGACACCGTATTGGCTCACATCACCTTAAATCGCTTCTTCGGCGACGTGGCTGTCCCTCGCCACAAGGCCGTCCGTCTCTGTCAAGCTCTGATGGACTCGAGGGTCTTTGAGCCAGTGGGCGTCAAAGTGTTCGGCAAGGAAAAGAAGCGGGTGACGTTCGAGGACAGCAGCTGTAGTTTGTACAGGTTCCTGAACCTGACTACCGGCTCGTCGCCGCTGAGCAACAAGTCCACCTCCAGTGGGACCGTAGAGAGCGGCTATGACTCTCCAAGCAtgaacagaaacacacacaactaCAGTCCTTCATGTGAAAG ACAAGAGATACCCAGCTACTCCACCCACTCGCCAGTTAGAAAAGGGAAAGCAGTGGAGGACATGCTGAGAAATCTCAACCTGAGCTCCACCGTCACCCCTCTGATGATCAACCTGGGCCTCTCACGGGAGC TCGTGGATGAGGTGTGGCACCAGCAGGCTGTGTACAGGCTTCTGCAGCTTATCGAGGTCCCGCTGTTGGAGGACTTGCTGGAGGGAAAGGACGCGGCGCGGTCTTCCTTGTATACCGTGGACAGCAACTCGGACCTGATGTTGACATCAAGCTACTTGGACAGAGAAGTGCTCAAGGCCTTCAGTGAGGCACA TGAAGATGAGTGGATGTCAGGCGCAGTGGACTGTCTGGAGTTTCTCCCCGATGAACAAGTGGTGGAGGTTAGTCGAGGTTTGGCAGGCCGTGCCAGCGACCTTGTCCAGTGTAAGAGGCTGCTTTACGATGTCCTGGCCCAGCATTACGCCCAAGCCGACCAGCCGCCTTTGCTGAACAACCATGTATTTGACATCCACTCGGGCATCTCAGAGCTTCTAG TGAACGGTAAGCTGGAACAAGCTCTGGAGGCTCTGCAGCTCAGCCTGAAGCTGCAGGACCCTCGCTGCAGGGAGGAGCTCCGACGGCTCCTGAGGTTCATGGCTATTGCCGCCAGAACGCAGGACATCAAACTTCACAAAgag ATTGAGAACCGCATGGCAGTGAAAAGGTCGTTCTCCAGTGCCATCGTCTACAGCAGAAGACTCTCCAAAGGCAAAGTGGACCTGATGGTTCTGTTTATGATGGACAACCACTGTGATCTGTTCAAA GTTCCCGTTTCCTTACATAAGATGGTGAGCGACAGATTAAAAAACATCGTCAAAGGCAAGGATGCAGATGTTATAACCG GATCCACATATTGCACAATACAGAGTACGGCGGTTTACTCGGAAAATAGGGAAAAACACACCAAAGAGGAACTGCGGTCGTTACTGAGGACTATCCACGAGAACCCCAACGTGCCTCCCAAAGAAAAGCGACGTCTCCTGGGACAGTTTTACAAAGGACACCCGGACATTTTTGTGCAGTATTTTGGCAATAAGATCTCCAGCATGAACGTGGTACTacagtaa